The DNA window GCTCCAGCAGGAAATAACGGCTGCCATTCAGCGTAGGGATACGGCCGTTGCGCAAACCGGCCAGTTGGTCAGGGACAAGATGGGTATCTGCACCGACGCCAAGCTTCAGAGAAAGTCCCGCCTGTTGCAGGCGCTCTTGAAACACCGTCACAGACGCGCGAATACCCTGTGCTGTATTCTCGTAGAGACCAGGATAGATGTGGGGTGTGCAGACCGTCACTCGGATCCCATCGCCTATGGCGATGCGCGCCATCTCCAAGGCGGTGTCCCACTCAGGCGCACCCCCTTCCCGCTATCCGCTGCAGAAGAAACGTCATCCGGACGAGCTCCTGCGCACCATCGCGCATCTTCGGCCGCGCACCAATAAATACAGCGCGATGTTCCGGATCCGCTCGAAGCTCGCCTAGCTAGCGCAGCCCACAGGCGGATGCGGGGTCAAGCGCTGCTGTTGTGTCCGCAGCCAGCGGCGCAATGAAGCAGGCAAAATCGGCCTGATTACCTAGCCAAACATATTTGAAATTTGGCCAGATTTGTTGAAGTCGGTCTGTATAACATTGGCTGCGTGAGAATCTAGAAGACCCTCTTCACTGCTTGACCAAAAGGCGACACCCCGAAACAGATCATGGTTGTGTAGTCACCAGCAAGTACCCATACTGCTACGCGATGAGCCCGAATACAATCGGCCCTACGGGTGGCGGCGTCCCACGCACCGATCAATTCGGTTCCGACCCGGGGCAAAGACAGGCGTGAGCAGCTACTGGGCGACCCGCACCGATACCACGCCCGCCTCTTGTCCCGTAGCCGTCGGGCGGATGATGATCTCTACGTCACGGTCAAGCAACGTCATGAAGTACATCAGCCGCTCCGAGGAGAAGCGGTTGAGCTTGTAGTTCTTGAGATCGGACACGTGCGGCTGCGGGACGCTGAACAGCTTGGCTGCCTTGCCTTGAGTCAGGCCGCGCTCACGAATGAGATCGTTCAATCGTATCGCAAGCTGCACTTTAAGCTGGCGCTCGCCCGCGTCGGAAAACCCCAGGTCGGCAAACACATTGCCGGTGCCGGGTTGGATCGATTCACCCAGTTTTGCCATAACGCACCTTGTGGTCTGCATGCGCCGCTTTCAGGCGCTCATGAATCAAGTCGATATCGGTCTTTGCGGTACAGTTGCCGGACGGGGACTTTTTCTGAAAGCAATGCAGCACATACACTGCCTCCTTGAATCGGACCGTATAGACGGCCCGATACGTTGCCCCGCGGAAGTCCGCCACAATCTCGAACACCCCGGTGCCGTCTGCTTTCCATGGCTTGGCGGACGCAACCGTGCCGCCAAGCTGCACCGCGCCCAGCGCATAGCCGATGTCGTCCACTACCTCACTCCGGGAAGGACAACAGATCTTTCTTCGATGATCCTACCCAGTGGAACGGTCGTTCGGCCGAGGA is part of the Pseudomonadota bacterium genome and encodes:
- a CDS encoding helix-turn-helix domain-containing protein, whose protein sequence is MAKLGESIQPGTGNVFADLGFSDAGERQLKVQLAIRLNDLIRERGLTQGKAAKLFSVPQPHVSDLKNYKLNRFSSERLMYFMTLLDRDVEIIIRPTATGQEAGVVSVRVAQ